A region from the Silene latifolia isolate original U9 population chromosome 7, ASM4854445v1, whole genome shotgun sequence genome encodes:
- the LOC141590105 gene encoding putative inactive chitinase-like protein LaCIC, protein MEYQYNDVRCSNGGWNTAPGGQDAQGYCLKAKVDQRSSCCEPSARWPCVDGKKYYGRGPIQLSYNYNYGQAGQAGQALGLNLLSEPELVETDRIVSFKTALWFWMTAQHPKPSCHTVMIGKWQPTSADKAAGRVAGYGLLINIINGGKECNIPSPDARVVDRIRFYKKYCDIYGIGYGKNLDCYNQKPFFINWSSSWSIMQDWIMDGSIF, encoded by the exons aTGGAGTATCAATATAATGATGTAAGATGTAGTAATGGTGGATGGAATACTGCTCCAGGTGGACAGGATGCACAGGGGTATTGTTTAAAGGCAAAAGTAGATCAAAGAAGTTCTTGTTGTGAGCCTTCCGCACGATGGCCTTGTGTCGACGGAAAGAAGTACTATGGTCGTGGCCCTATTCAACTTTCCTA CAATTATAACTATGGACAAGCAGGACAAGCAGGACAAGCATTAGGGTTAAACCTACTAAGTGAGCCAGAACTAGTAGAAACCGATCGCATTGTTTCCTTCAAGACAGCACTATGGTTTTGGATGACAGCTCAACACCCAAAGCCATCTTGCCACACCGTTATGATCGGTAAATGGCAACCAACGTCGGCCGATAAAGCAGCAGGCCGAGTTGCGGGATATGGGTTGCTCATTAATATTATCAATGGTGGTAAGGAATGTAACATTCCTTCACCTGATGCGCGTGTTGTGGATCGAATCAGGTTTTACAAGAAGTATTGTGATATCTATGGTATTGGGTATGGCAAGAACCTTGATTGCTACAATCAAAAGCCTTTTTTTATTAATTGGAGTAGTTCCTGGAGTATTATGCAAGACTGGATCATGGATGGTTCTATCttctaa